One segment of Dehalococcoidia bacterium DNA contains the following:
- a CDS encoding ABC transporter ATP-binding protein, with protein sequence MTALEVSIRHQLAGFQLDIALSADREVLVLLGRSGAGKSMTLRAVAGLLRPTDGRIVLNGRVVYDSRAGIFLPPQARRVGYVPQNYALFPHLTVVENVAFGLRGVPRAELRRRVDELLELTGLTELASRRPSQLSGGQQQRVALARALAIRPEALLLDEPLSALDAPTRIELRRALRSLQRRFAVPTLFVTHDLSEALVLGDRVAVIDAGQVLQVGAPEELLRRFRDVRVAELTGVRNIWRGQVERVEGAAVCACVGERRVIARTAEPGPAPGAPVWVCVRSDAIAVDPPAADEHSTAAEGTIVDAVVERNAVVLSVRLAGPRLTPERDYDLEIEVPRISWERAAKRLGETIAFTIPAAAVQILPVRPDGQSP encoded by the coding sequence ATGACCGCGCTGGAGGTGAGCATCCGCCACCAGCTGGCGGGGTTTCAGCTCGACATCGCTCTGTCCGCCGACCGCGAGGTGCTCGTCCTCCTTGGGCGATCAGGCGCCGGCAAGTCGATGACGCTGCGGGCCGTCGCCGGGCTGCTGCGGCCGACGGACGGACGCATCGTCCTCAACGGCCGGGTTGTCTACGACAGCAGGGCGGGGATTTTCCTCCCGCCGCAAGCGCGCCGCGTCGGCTATGTGCCCCAAAACTACGCCCTCTTCCCGCATCTCACGGTCGTCGAGAACGTCGCCTTCGGACTGCGCGGCGTGCCCCGAGCGGAGCTCCGCCGCCGGGTCGATGAGCTGCTCGAACTGACCGGCCTGACAGAGCTCGCCAGCCGCCGCCCCTCCCAGCTGTCCGGCGGCCAGCAGCAGCGCGTCGCCTTGGCGCGCGCGCTCGCCATCCGTCCCGAGGCGCTGCTGCTCGACGAGCCGCTCTCGGCACTCGACGCCCCGACCCGGATCGAGCTGCGGCGGGCCCTGCGGAGCCTGCAGCGGCGCTTCGCGGTGCCGACCCTCTTCGTCACGCACGACCTTTCCGAGGCCCTCGTTCTCGGCGACCGGGTCGCCGTAATCGACGCCGGACAGGTTCTGCAGGTGGGCGCGCCTGAGGAACTGCTGCGGCGCTTCCGCGATGTCCGCGTCGCCGAACTGACCGGCGTCCGCAATATCTGGCGCGGGCAGGTCGAGCGGGTTGAGGGCGCGGCTGTCTGCGCGTGCGTCGGCGAGCGGCGCGTGATCGCCCGGACTGCCGAGCCGGGGCCGGCACCGGGCGCGCCGGTGTGGGTGTGCGTTCGCAGCGACGCGATCGCGGTAGACCCGCCGGCAGCGGACGAGCACAGCACCGCGGCGGAGGGGACGATCGTCGATGCCGTCGTCGAGCGGAACGCCGTTGTGCTCTCCGTGCGGCTCGCCGGCCCGCGGCTGACGCCCGAGCGCGACTACGACCTCGAAATCGAAGTGCCTCGGATCAGCTGGGAGCGCGCGGCAAAGCGACTGGGAGAGACGATCGCGTTCACGATCCCCGCCGCGGCAGTGCAGATCCTGCCGGTGAGACCGGACGGACAGTCGCCGTGA
- a CDS encoding helix-turn-helix domain-containing protein, with the protein MRAARLQAGLSQQALAERVGLSRQAMNAIETGRAVPNTAVALRLAQVLRCRVEDLFAEPELSEVGRLRLSAVAPGRGSRLAVARVREQWVGYSLAAGRDVLDGFAPADGLLAPGGHSARIRLLAPRAQLERTAVLVGCDPSLSIVCAHAARNHADRRLLWFPAPSEAALAAVAAGEAHVAGSHLWDPAAGAFNLPHAERALAATGGIVVRYARWELGLVVAPGNPKGLRAVADLVGTGVRIVNREAGSGSRALLDDRLAALGAPATAVLGYERVVSSHLDVARAVAAGSADAGIALRATADAFGLEFVPLAEAQFDLTIPRDHLDHPAIALLLDLLQSGPLREELRALPGYEVDQLGTLLAEVAGPANGRP; encoded by the coding sequence GTGCGCGCGGCGCGGCTGCAGGCCGGCTTGTCGCAGCAGGCGCTCGCCGAGCGCGTTGGGCTGTCGCGCCAAGCGATGAACGCGATCGAGACGGGCCGCGCGGTGCCGAACACCGCTGTCGCGCTGCGGCTTGCCCAGGTGCTTCGCTGCCGAGTGGAAGATCTCTTCGCCGAGCCTGAGCTGAGCGAGGTAGGCCGACTGCGCCTCTCCGCAGTCGCGCCAGGGCGAGGAAGCCGTCTTGCGGTGGCCCGGGTGCGCGAGCAGTGGGTCGGCTACTCGCTTGCGGCCGGCCGCGACGTGCTCGACGGGTTCGCCCCCGCCGACGGTCTCCTTGCGCCCGGCGGCCACTCCGCGCGCATCCGCCTGCTCGCGCCCCGCGCGCAGCTTGAGCGGACGGCCGTCCTCGTCGGCTGCGACCCGAGCCTCTCGATCGTCTGCGCCCACGCTGCCCGCAACCATGCCGACCGTCGGCTGCTCTGGTTCCCGGCTCCGAGCGAGGCAGCGCTCGCAGCGGTTGCCGCCGGAGAAGCCCACGTTGCGGGCTCGCACCTGTGGGATCCCGCTGCCGGAGCGTTCAATCTGCCGCACGCCGAGCGCGCTCTCGCCGCGACCGGCGGCATCGTCGTGCGCTACGCCCGCTGGGAACTGGGGCTGGTGGTCGCGCCGGGCAATCCCAAGGGACTGCGCGCGGTCGCCGACCTGGTGGGAACGGGCGTCCGGATTGTCAATCGAGAAGCAGGCTCGGGCAGTCGGGCGCTGCTGGACGATCGGCTCGCCGCGCTCGGCGCGCCGGCGACAGCGGTGCTCGGCTATGAGCGCGTCGTCTCAAGCCACCTTGACGTGGCGCGGGCAGTGGCAGCGGGAAGCGCCGACGCCGGGATCGCCCTGCGGGCCACGGCAGACGCGTTCGGCCTCGAGTTTGTGCCGCTGGCCGAAGCCCAGTTCGACCTGACGATCCCGCGCGACCATCTCGACCACCCCGCTATCGCGCTCCTGCTCGACCTTCTGCAGAGCGGCCCACTGCGGGAGGAACTGCGCGCCCTGCCCGGCTACGAGGTCGATCAGCTCGGCACCCTGCTCGCCGAGGTGGCAGGGCCGGCGAACGGCCGCCCGTGA
- the modA gene encoding molybdate ABC transporter substrate-binding protein → MERRMLIAGGMALGVVIATLALTFAATVQQQAQRERALQVAAAADLRPALAEIARLYQEQTGQAATLTFGSTGQLTQQIEQGAPFDVFLAANEAFIERLKRGGHTVAGTEQRYARGRLALVTSPALNLPVSALSDLTAPSIRYIAIANPEHAPYGVAAQDALEALGLWGTLRPRLVYGENVQQAMQYVQTGQADAGIVAVALVIPTQLRWTLVPQELHRPLDQALAILRRTRSEADARAFVSLVMSPEGQALLGRYGFEPPASP, encoded by the coding sequence ATGGAGCGGCGGATGCTGATCGCCGGCGGGATGGCGCTTGGCGTTGTGATCGCGACCCTCGCCCTCACCTTCGCCGCGACAGTGCAGCAGCAGGCGCAGCGTGAGCGGGCGCTCCAGGTGGCGGCAGCGGCCGACCTGCGGCCGGCGCTGGCCGAGATCGCGCGCCTCTACCAGGAGCAGACCGGGCAGGCAGCGACCCTCACCTTCGGGTCGACCGGGCAGCTGACGCAGCAGATCGAGCAGGGCGCGCCGTTCGACGTCTTCCTCGCTGCGAACGAGGCGTTCATCGAGCGGCTGAAGCGCGGCGGCCACACCGTGGCGGGAACAGAGCAGCGCTACGCCCGCGGACGGCTAGCGCTGGTCACCAGCCCAGCCCTGAACCTGCCGGTCAGCGCCCTGAGCGACCTGACCGCTCCCTCGATCCGCTACATCGCGATCGCGAACCCTGAGCATGCGCCCTACGGCGTTGCCGCCCAAGACGCACTCGAGGCGCTCGGGCTGTGGGGCACGCTTCGGCCGCGGCTGGTGTACGGAGAGAATGTCCAGCAGGCGATGCAGTATGTCCAGACCGGCCAAGCGGACGCGGGCATTGTTGCCGTTGCGCTGGTCATTCCGACCCAGCTCCGCTGGACGCTGGTACCGCAGGAGCTCCACCGCCCGCTCGATCAGGCGCTCGCGATCCTGCGGCGGACGCGCAGCGAGGCAGACGCACGCGCCTTCGTCAGCCTCGTGATGAGCCCCGAGGGCCAAGCGCTCCTCGGGCGCTACGGCTTCGAGCCGCCGGCGAGCCCCTGA
- the modB gene encoding molybdate ABC transporter permease subunit yields the protein MRAIDWFPLLLSIQVSLLATLLNFVAGVAVGWCLARRRIPGREVLSALVAAPLILPPTVLGYYLLVLLGRGTVIGSIFEALGIPLVFSWRGAVIASAIASFPFVAQASRAAFEAVDVSLEQVARTLGRSEWEVFWLVTFPLAWQGIVGGTLLAFARAIGDFGATLMVAGNIPGKTQTLSIAIYDAVQANDLELAALLVAILSVFSIALLAAVQTVSRKLVASPP from the coding sequence ATGCGCGCGATCGATTGGTTCCCGCTGCTTCTCTCAATCCAGGTGTCGCTGCTGGCGACGCTGCTCAACTTCGTGGCCGGCGTCGCGGTCGGCTGGTGCTTGGCGCGGCGGCGCATCCCCGGGCGCGAGGTGCTGAGCGCTCTCGTCGCCGCGCCGCTCATCCTGCCCCCGACGGTGCTCGGCTATTATCTGCTCGTTCTCCTCGGCCGCGGCACCGTCATCGGCTCGATCTTCGAGGCGCTCGGGATCCCGCTCGTCTTCAGCTGGCGGGGCGCGGTGATCGCCTCAGCCATCGCCTCCTTTCCGTTTGTTGCCCAAGCCAGCCGCGCGGCGTTCGAAGCGGTCGATGTCAGCCTCGAGCAGGTCGCCCGCACGCTCGGCCGGTCGGAATGGGAGGTGTTCTGGCTGGTGACCTTTCCGCTCGCTTGGCAGGGCATTGTGGGGGGGACGCTGCTCGCCTTCGCCCGCGCCATCGGCGATTTCGGCGCCACCCTGATGGTCGCCGGCAACATCCCCGGCAAGACCCAAACCCTCTCGATCGCGATCTACGACGCGGTGCAGGCGAACGACCTTGAGCTCGCCGCCCTCCTCGTCGCCATCCTGTCGGTCTTCTCGATCGCGCTCCTCGCCGCCGTCCAGACCGTCTCGCGCAAGCTGGTCGCGTCGCCGCCATGA